The following are from one region of the Desulfosalsimonas propionicica genome:
- a CDS encoding PAS domain S-box protein: MRNTDDNKDRPGCGSSTTPFFDPKQLREQTEQKAKAIHLPNPDAMTREEIQQRFYELHVQRIEVEMQNQQLQSRLEERDEIDALFGIVTGNMLDMVALTDMEGNFTFAGKSHEILGYEPGCLIGKNVMDFVHPEDLPHIREEFGEFVSSRHPRTVEYRNRCRDGTYLWLETVGKMLEDKEGHPQKIVFSSRNVTGRKLAEDALRFSEQRFQKMLSLIPDMISINDRNMNIVYSNWNGLGAVSDEKRILQTKCYKTYRGFDDICPECQAKTVLETRESFQKEVELFKGRWFDVRVIPLLDESGAAALFVEWVRDITNRKQAEQDLRKRESLLQRIFDILPIGLWFADKNGRLLRGNPAGVAIWGTEPLVDPSEYGVFKARRYPSGEEITPDTWALARTVCNGSTISDELLEIEAFDGRKKIHPGNAGMDS, encoded by the coding sequence ATGAGAAACACAGATGATAACAAAGACAGGCCCGGTTGTGGATCCAGCACGACCCCATTTTTCGACCCAAAACAGCTCCGCGAGCAAACCGAACAAAAGGCCAAAGCCATCCATCTTCCCAATCCGGACGCCATGACCCGTGAAGAAATCCAGCAGCGGTTTTATGAGTTGCATGTACAGCGGATTGAAGTTGAAATGCAAAACCAGCAGTTGCAAAGCCGGCTTGAAGAAAGGGATGAGATCGATGCGCTATTTGGTATTGTCACCGGAAATATGCTGGATATGGTCGCGCTCACGGATATGGAAGGCAACTTTACTTTTGCCGGAAAATCCCATGAGATCCTGGGATACGAGCCCGGGTGCCTGATCGGGAAAAATGTGATGGATTTTGTGCATCCCGAAGACCTCCCGCACATACGGGAGGAATTCGGTGAATTTGTTTCATCGCGTCACCCCCGGACAGTTGAATATAGAAACCGGTGCAGAGATGGCACTTACTTGTGGCTGGAAACAGTGGGCAAAATGCTGGAAGATAAAGAGGGCCACCCCCAGAAAATTGTTTTCAGTTCAAGAAATGTAACCGGGCGCAAGCTGGCGGAAGATGCGCTGCGCTTCAGTGAACAGCGCTTCCAGAAAATGCTTTCTCTTATTCCGGACATGATCTCCATCAATGACCGGAATATGAATATTGTGTACAGCAACTGGAACGGTCTTGGGGCTGTTTCCGATGAAAAGCGGATTTTGCAAACCAAGTGCTACAAAACTTACAGGGGATTTGATGATATATGCCCTGAATGTCAGGCCAAAACGGTCCTGGAGACCCGGGAGTCATTCCAAAAGGAAGTAGAGCTTTTTAAGGGCCGGTGGTTTGATGTGCGTGTCATTCCCCTGTTGGATGAAAGCGGCGCTGCGGCGCTTTTTGTGGAATGGGTCAGGGACATAACAAACCGGAAACAGGCGGAGCAGGATCTGCGAAAGCGGGAGAGCCTGCTGCAGAGAATTTTTGATATTCTGCCGATCGGACTCTGGTTTGCGGACAAAAATGGCAGACTGCTGCGGGGCAATCCTGCAGGAGTGGCCATATGGGGCACCGAGCCCCTGGTTGATCCATCTGAATACGGGGTTTTCAAGGCCCGGAGATATCCTTCCGGAGAAGAAATAACGCCGGACACCTGGGCCCTGGCCCGCACCGTTTGTAACGGATCTACCATTTCGGACGAATTGCTGGAAATAGAGGCTTTTGACGGGAGAAAAAAGATTCATCCGGGAAATGCCGGGATGGATTCGTGA
- a CDS encoding diguanylate cyclase: MVFKKHLSITKEVLYSGLVFAGIALIVFGALFFASFGITSIERAKDSIRETNTKASLITSGIFKEVSNIVEILAGVPEIAALTAADGSGADTALRIYKQASATNEDIGYIYSGHPDGSLLIYDYIPPDGYNATERPWYTRALEEKPGQSFGLPYRDAKTHEWLISQSKALVDAQGKVNGVLAIDVFLDRTNALLEKEKEYRSQQSFVLDQEGKAIIHPESDMIGHAITHIDERLAGKQGWFSYQGENGKRWAFYTIVDQVNWSIVTTVKRSEVINPILLRTSVYAICIALFAMSLAMLQSWYFGKRIAAPLITLGKRVKEIVESKPKTGVRYNNSNYEIAAIANNIEELTERALQRRANELKTIIESSRDGILVVDNNRRVVYINSRFKEMWQLPGGFFATLEEEHRIQYILDQVQYPEAFYSKVNALYASPREDWDTIMLKDGRIFELLSCPIINEGRLNGILWTFRDITDKKLAEERLQRMATTDSLTGLFNRQRFETELTQALAHARRYGRHTALIMFDLDHFKAINDNHGHNVGDQVLVELSRRSEASLRESDILARWGGEEFIIILPETDAGAAGEVAERLRRHIEAEPFFHVGKVTISLGATGILSADTKDSLLKRLDDALYESKRLGRNRVAMNFS; this comes from the coding sequence ATGGTTTTTAAAAAACATCTGAGCATAACAAAAGAAGTCTTATACTCAGGACTTGTTTTTGCAGGAATCGCCCTGATTGTTTTCGGGGCGCTCTTTTTTGCCAGTTTTGGCATAACCAGTATTGAAAGAGCCAAAGACTCCATCCGGGAAACAAATACCAAGGCCAGCCTTATAACCTCCGGAATATTCAAGGAAGTTTCCAACATCGTTGAAATACTGGCCGGCGTTCCCGAGATTGCAGCGTTGACCGCCGCAGACGGGTCGGGTGCGGACACCGCTTTACGGATTTATAAACAGGCCTCCGCAACCAATGAGGATATTGGATATATTTACTCCGGCCATCCGGATGGAAGTCTCTTGATTTATGACTACATTCCTCCGGACGGGTATAACGCCACAGAAAGGCCGTGGTATACCCGTGCCCTGGAAGAAAAACCCGGCCAGTCCTTTGGCCTTCCCTACCGGGATGCCAAAACCCATGAATGGCTTATCTCCCAATCCAAGGCCCTGGTTGACGCACAAGGTAAGGTCAATGGTGTTCTGGCCATTGATGTTTTCCTGGATCGGACCAATGCCTTGCTGGAAAAAGAAAAGGAATATCGGTCCCAGCAAAGCTTCGTTCTTGACCAGGAAGGCAAAGCGATTATTCATCCCGAGAGTGATATGATTGGCCATGCCATAACCCATATAGATGAAAGACTTGCCGGGAAGCAGGGCTGGTTTTCTTACCAGGGAGAAAACGGAAAAAGGTGGGCATTCTACACTATCGTGGACCAGGTGAACTGGAGTATTGTCACTACTGTAAAGCGCAGTGAAGTGATAAACCCGATTCTGCTGCGAACTTCTGTTTATGCGATTTGCATCGCTCTGTTCGCCATGTCATTGGCAATGCTGCAAAGTTGGTATTTTGGCAAACGCATAGCAGCTCCGCTTATCACATTGGGAAAACGGGTTAAGGAAATCGTGGAAAGCAAACCCAAAACCGGGGTAAGGTATAACAACTCCAATTATGAAATCGCCGCCATTGCCAATAATATAGAAGAACTGACGGAGCGGGCACTGCAGAGAAGAGCCAACGAACTCAAGACCATTATAGAATCTTCAAGGGATGGTATTCTGGTCGTGGATAACAACAGAAGAGTCGTTTATATCAATTCTCGTTTTAAGGAGATGTGGCAGCTCCCTGGTGGTTTTTTTGCCACCTTAGAAGAAGAGCATCGTATTCAATACATTTTGGATCAGGTTCAGTATCCGGAAGCCTTTTACAGCAAGGTAAATGCCTTATATGCTTCGCCCCGGGAAGATTGGGACACAATAATGTTAAAAGACGGCAGGATATTTGAGCTGTTATCATGCCCCATTATCAATGAGGGAAGGCTCAATGGGATTTTATGGACCTTTAGAGATATAACGGATAAGAAGCTTGCCGAAGAACGCCTGCAAAGGATGGCCACTACAGATAGTCTGACCGGGCTTTTTAACCGTCAGCGCTTTGAAACCGAACTCACGCAGGCGCTGGCCCATGCCCGGCGCTATGGCAGGCATACGGCCTTGATTATGTTTGATCTGGACCATTTTAAAGCGATAAACGATAACCATGGCCATAATGTCGGAGACCAGGTGCTGGTGGAACTGTCCAGGCGCAGTGAAGCCAGTCTAAGGGAATCAGACATTTTGGCGCGCTGGGGCGGAGAGGAATTCATCATCATTTTGCCGGAAACAGATGCAGGGGCTGCAGGGGAGGTGGCCGAAAGGCTGCGCCGGCACATTGAGGCCGAACCTTTTTTCCATGTGGGCAAGGTTACAATCAGCCTGGGGGCAACCGGTATCCTTTCTGCGGATACAAAGGATTCCCTGCTCAAACGCCTCGATGATGCTCTTTACGAGTCCAAGCGCCTCGGACGCAACAGAGTGGCAATGAATTTTTCATAG
- a CDS encoding cation:proton antiporter, with protein MESALVVGLIIMVGLAMGETARLARLPKITGYIVAGIVLNPRLTGWIPVDFVHHTGGITDIALAFITFSVGGTLVISRLKRLGKEIISIALFEAELAFFAVIFGVFAVAYLLGFTFSGHEYAILLPLCILLGATASPTDPTAALAVAHEYRAKGDVSASIMGIAALDDALGIINYSIAIAAAGIFMGDSLSVRSAVIAPFLSVAGGIMLGAIFGWLLKSGVVLFRRETESAMIVLVFGMLATCFGVAGMLGLDELLATMAMGVVVANFCRYQEQIFHMLERYTEELIFVLFFTISAMHLNFAAFSAGVAGFVVLFVIFRAAGKFAGTIVGAAISGAPQKVRRYTAFGLLPQGGIVIGLALMIRGKPEFAPLADSFIGIVIGAAVLHELIGPVMAKLALSRSGELGAQDRR; from the coding sequence ATGGAGAGTGCGCTGGTCGTGGGCCTGATCATCATGGTCGGTTTGGCAATGGGCGAGACAGCCCGGTTGGCAAGACTGCCAAAGATTACGGGATATATTGTGGCCGGCATTGTGTTAAATCCCCGCCTGACCGGCTGGATTCCAGTGGATTTTGTGCATCATACCGGCGGTATCACGGATATCGCTCTGGCATTTATCACCTTTTCCGTGGGCGGCACCCTAGTGATCTCCAGGTTAAAGCGGCTGGGGAAGGAGATCATTTCCATTGCCCTGTTCGAAGCGGAGTTGGCATTTTTTGCCGTGATATTCGGAGTTTTTGCAGTTGCCTATTTGCTGGGATTTACCTTTTCCGGACATGAATACGCCATATTGCTGCCATTATGCATACTTTTGGGAGCCACAGCATCGCCCACAGATCCCACCGCTGCTTTGGCCGTAGCTCATGAATACAGGGCCAAAGGTGATGTGAGCGCAAGCATTATGGGGATTGCCGCTCTTGATGATGCCCTTGGTATTATCAACTACAGCATTGCCATTGCGGCAGCAGGTATTTTCATGGGTGACAGCCTTTCTGTAAGATCGGCCGTGATTGCGCCTTTCCTGTCTGTGGCAGGCGGAATCATGCTCGGGGCAATTTTTGGCTGGCTATTAAAAAGCGGTGTTGTCCTGTTTCGGCGCGAAACCGAAAGCGCAATGATCGTGCTGGTTTTCGGCATGCTCGCGACATGCTTTGGAGTGGCCGGCATGCTGGGTTTGGACGAATTGCTGGCCACAATGGCCATGGGTGTGGTGGTGGCCAATTTTTGCAGATACCAGGAACAGATTTTTCATATGCTTGAGCGCTACACTGAAGAACTGATTTTTGTGCTGTTTTTTACCATCAGCGCCATGCATCTGAATTTCGCCGCCTTTTCAGCAGGGGTTGCCGGCTTTGTGGTTTTATTTGTCATTTTCAGGGCAGCCGGGAAATTTGCCGGTACAATTGTGGGGGCAGCCATTTCCGGTGCGCCCCAAAAAGTCCGGCGTTACACGGCCTTTGGGCTGCTTCCGCAAGGGGGCATCGTCATCGGACTGGCACTGATGATCCGCGGCAAACCCGAGTTTGCCCCACTGGCAGATAGCTTCATCGGAATCGTTATCGGTGCCGCCGTGCTCCATGAGCTGATCGGACCGGTCATGGCCAAACTGGCTCTGAGTCGTTCCGGGGAACTTGGTGCCCAAGACCGTCGTTAA
- a CDS encoding SDR family NAD(P)-dependent oxidoreductase encodes MTQGVGSKTILITGATDGLGKKAALDLACQKARVILHGRSREKGKTVVEEIRDTSGNPEISYYTADFSSLDEVRTLAGQIRADQKRLDVLINNAGIGPGEAKSRRQESRDGHELRFAVNYLATFLLTHRLLPLLRESVPSRIVNVASAGQQAIDFDDVMLENGYDGLRAYRQSKLAMILFTFDLAEQLKDSAISVNCLHPATLMPTNMVLETDYFSGSMDAVDQGAEAVQYLAASPELEGVTGAYFNGKMRAEPMAQAYDTQARQKLRELSRELTRPDDAA; translated from the coding sequence ATGACGCAGGGGGTTGGGAGCAAGACGATACTCATTACCGGGGCAACAGACGGTCTGGGAAAGAAAGCCGCGCTGGATCTGGCTTGCCAAAAGGCCCGCGTGATCCTTCACGGCCGCAGCCGGGAGAAAGGCAAAACCGTGGTCGAAGAGATCCGGGACACTTCGGGCAATCCGGAGATCAGTTACTACACCGCGGATTTTTCAAGCCTGGATGAAGTCCGCACACTTGCCGGGCAGATCCGGGCCGATCAGAAACGTCTGGATGTGCTGATCAACAACGCCGGTATCGGTCCGGGTGAGGCCAAATCACGCCGGCAGGAAAGCAGGGACGGCCATGAGCTGCGCTTTGCCGTCAACTATCTGGCGACCTTTCTGCTGACCCACCGGCTTCTGCCCCTGCTGCGGGAATCGGTGCCTTCGCGCATCGTGAACGTGGCCTCGGCCGGCCAGCAAGCCATTGACTTTGACGATGTGATGCTCGAAAATGGATATGACGGCTTAAGGGCGTACCGGCAAAGCAAGCTTGCCATGATCCTTTTTACCTTTGATCTTGCCGAACAGTTAAAGGACAGCGCAATTTCGGTCAACTGCCTGCATCCGGCAACCCTGATGCCCACCAATATGGTATTGGAGACCGATTACTTCAGCGGCTCCATGGACGCGGTGGACCAAGGGGCGGAGGCGGTGCAGTATCTGGCCGCATCCCCGGAACTCGAAGGCGTGACCGGTGCGTATTTCAACGGAAAAATGCGGGCCGAACCCATGGCCCAGGCCTATGACACACAGGCGCGGCAGAAGCTCCGGGAACTGAGCCGTGAGCTGACCCGGCCCGATGATGCGGCGTAA